One window of Aggregicoccus sp. 17bor-14 genomic DNA carries:
- a CDS encoding acetyl/propionyl/methylcrotonyl-CoA carboxylase subunit alpha: protein MFKKLLIANRGEISRRIGAVARGMGLKTVAVYSDADADLPFVKEADEAVRIGPAPAKDSYLNVAAILDAARQTGADAVHPGYGFLSENAEFAQACTAAGITFVGPPPESMLRMKDKSQARKLVQAAGVPVVPGSRDVVPDVASALAEAERIGYPVLCKAAGGGGGIGMAAAKDPAELEKVFRQCTDRAKAAFGREGVYLERYFPAPRHIEVQILGDHHGHLIHGLERECSIQRRHQKVVEEAPSPLFAGGLHADVAQRMFAAAVAAAKAFGYANAGTVEFLYSDGEFYFIEMNARLQVEHPVTELTTGLDLIGWQLRIASGEKLTVRQEDVKRRGAALEFRIYAEDPVKFFPSPGPLKVYQPPTGEGVRLDSGYAEGNTVTPNYDPMIAKLIISGATREEAIARAKTALENFRIEGIKTNIPLHLRIVQDPAFAAGQLDTRFLENHAKPPKP, encoded by the coding sequence TACTCGGACGCGGACGCGGACCTGCCCTTCGTCAAGGAGGCGGACGAGGCGGTGCGCATCGGGCCCGCCCCGGCGAAGGACAGCTACCTCAACGTGGCGGCCATCCTGGACGCGGCGCGCCAGACGGGCGCGGACGCGGTGCACCCGGGCTACGGCTTCCTCTCGGAGAACGCCGAGTTCGCCCAGGCCTGCACGGCGGCCGGCATCACCTTCGTGGGGCCGCCTCCCGAGTCGATGCTGCGCATGAAGGACAAGAGCCAGGCGCGCAAGCTGGTGCAGGCGGCCGGGGTGCCGGTGGTGCCCGGCAGCCGGGACGTGGTGCCGGACGTGGCGAGCGCGCTCGCCGAGGCCGAGCGCATCGGCTACCCGGTGCTGTGCAAGGCGGCGGGCGGCGGCGGCGGCATCGGCATGGCGGCGGCGAAGGACCCCGCGGAGCTGGAGAAGGTGTTCCGCCAGTGCACCGACCGCGCGAAGGCCGCCTTCGGCCGCGAGGGCGTGTACCTGGAGCGCTACTTCCCGGCGCCGCGCCACATCGAGGTGCAGATCCTCGGCGACCACCACGGCCACCTCATCCACGGCCTGGAGCGCGAGTGCTCCATCCAGCGCCGCCACCAGAAGGTGGTGGAGGAGGCCCCGTCTCCGCTCTTCGCCGGCGGCCTCCACGCGGACGTGGCCCAGCGCATGTTCGCGGCCGCGGTGGCCGCGGCCAAGGCCTTCGGCTACGCGAACGCGGGCACGGTGGAGTTCCTGTACTCGGACGGCGAGTTCTACTTCATCGAGATGAACGCCCGCCTGCAGGTGGAGCACCCGGTGACGGAGCTCACCACGGGGTTGGATCTCATCGGCTGGCAGCTGCGAATCGCCTCGGGGGAGAAGCTCACCGTGCGCCAGGAGGACGTGAAGCGCCGGGGCGCCGCGCTCGAGTTCCGCATCTACGCGGAGGACCCGGTGAAGTTCTTCCCGTCCCCCGGCCCCCTCAAGGTCTACCAGCCGCCCACGGGCGAGGGCGTGCGCCTGGACTCGGGCTACGCCGAGGGCAACACCGTCACCCCGAACTACGATCCGATGATCGCCAAGCTGATCATCTCCGGGGCCACGCGCGAGGAGGCGATCGCGCGGGCGAAGACGGCCCTCGAGAACTTCCGCATCGAGGGCATCAAGACGAACATCCCCCTGCACCTGCGCATCGTGCAGGACCCGGCGTTCGCCGCAGGCCAGCTGGACACGCGCTTCCTCGAGAACCACGCGAAGCCGCCGAAGCCCTAG
- a CDS encoding biotin/lipoyl-binding carrier protein, with amino-acid sequence MADVAAHITGTVWKIEVKVGQQVSEGETLVILESMKMEMPVEATEAGTVKEIRCKEAQAVNEGDVLVVLG; translated from the coding sequence ATGGCGGACGTGGCGGCGCACATCACCGGGACGGTGTGGAAGATCGAGGTCAAGGTCGGCCAGCAGGTCTCCGAGGGCGAGACCCTGGTCATCCTCGAGTCCATGAAGATGGAGATGCCGGTGGAGGCCACCGAGGCCGGCACCGTGAAGGAGATCCGCTGCAAGGAGGCGCAGGCGGTGAACGAGGGCGACGTGCTGGTGGTGCTCGGCTAG
- a CDS encoding enoyl-CoA hydratase/isomerase family protein, which produces MHPSAAPLGIEDRPDGVRVLTLARPSRRNALDDALVAALHAALAPEACAGVRALLLRGHGGTFCSGYDLTGLGPPAPGGSLPDDALMALLARLESHPVPSVALVEGAAFGAGFDLAAACDFRVGTQSALFSMPPARLGVVYSADGIARVSRLVGPARAKLLFLTGRKLEGAAALAWGLLDECHPEAAGAEGAALALCEAIAAGAPLAISGMKETFRRLARAPLTPEEAGHLRQLRAEAFASEDAREGRAAFLEKRRPRFTGR; this is translated from the coding sequence GTGCACCCCTCCGCCGCCCCGCTGGGCATCGAGGACCGGCCGGACGGCGTGCGGGTGCTCACGCTCGCGCGCCCCAGCCGCCGCAACGCGCTCGACGACGCGCTGGTGGCCGCGCTGCACGCGGCGCTCGCCCCCGAGGCCTGCGCAGGCGTGCGGGCGCTGCTCCTGCGCGGCCACGGTGGCACCTTCTGCTCGGGCTACGATCTCACCGGCCTGGGCCCGCCGGCCCCCGGCGGGAGCCTCCCGGACGACGCGCTGATGGCGCTGCTCGCGCGGCTCGAGTCCCACCCGGTGCCCAGCGTGGCGCTGGTGGAGGGGGCGGCCTTCGGCGCGGGCTTCGACCTCGCCGCCGCCTGCGACTTCCGCGTGGGGACGCAGAGCGCGCTCTTCAGCATGCCCCCGGCGCGCCTGGGCGTCGTGTACTCGGCGGACGGCATCGCGCGGGTGTCGCGCCTGGTGGGCCCGGCGCGCGCCAAGCTGCTGTTCCTCACCGGGCGAAAGCTCGAGGGCGCTGCGGCGCTCGCGTGGGGCCTGCTCGACGAGTGCCACCCGGAGGCGGCGGGCGCGGAAGGGGCCGCGCTCGCGCTCTGCGAGGCGATTGCCGCCGGAGCGCCCCTGGCCATCTCGGGGATGAAGGAGACCTTCCGGCGGCTCGCCCGCGCGCCGCTCACCCCCGAGGAGGCCGGGCACCTGCGGCAGCTGCGCGCCGAGGCCTTCGCGAGCGAGGACGCGCGCGAGGGGAGGGCGGCGTTCCTGGAGAAGCGCCGCCCCCGGTTCACCGGTCGCTAA
- a CDS encoding response regulator gives MQIRILVVDDEQDNCDYLKLVLTREGYEVATTTDPTKTVEMLRAADYHLVVLDMMMPQMSGTEVLEQIRKIDSDVAVIVATAYPNVDTAVASLKAQASDYVKKPMEPEQFLAAVRSALSKKGLSQDPEADLHRAIGRTIREARKTQELTLKQLARRTGLSVSLLSQIERAESSASISSLYKIASALQIKMGDLFGGA, from the coding sequence GTGCAGATTCGGATCCTGGTAGTCGACGATGAGCAGGACAACTGCGACTACCTGAAGCTGGTGCTGACCCGCGAGGGCTACGAGGTCGCGACCACCACGGACCCCACCAAGACGGTGGAGATGCTCCGCGCGGCGGACTACCACCTCGTGGTGCTGGACATGATGATGCCGCAGATGTCCGGCACCGAGGTGCTCGAGCAGATCCGCAAGATCGACTCGGACGTCGCCGTCATCGTGGCCACCGCCTACCCCAACGTGGACACCGCCGTGGCCAGCCTCAAGGCGCAGGCGAGCGACTACGTGAAGAAGCCCATGGAGCCGGAGCAGTTCCTGGCGGCCGTGCGCTCCGCGCTCTCCAAGAAGGGGCTCAGCCAGGACCCCGAGGCGGACCTGCACCGGGCCATCGGGCGCACCATCCGCGAGGCGCGCAAGACCCAGGAGCTCACGCTCAAGCAGCTGGCGCGGCGCACCGGGCTCTCGGTCAGCTTGCTCTCGCAGATCGAGCGCGCGGAGTCCTCGGCCTCCATCTCCTCGCTCTACAAGATCGCGAGCGCCCTGCAGATCAAGATGGGCGACCTGTTCGGCGGCGCGTAG
- a CDS encoding FHA domain-containing protein, with translation MLKLIIEDDEGRKTVVPFVREELTIGRQEGNTIRLTERNVSRRHARLLRQQEQVLVEDLGSYNGIRLNGERIEGQVPVQHGDLLQIGDYELALQHEGSLQPLPPPQAQAGDGAQEADAADARHQATAIISREQVEAAARPRRVESIEPAEAPRLVLVDAPASASEPREFSLIRTEMRIGRTDDNDIAIDHRSLSRTHAKLVREEGGAWRVIDLQSANGLTVNGERYAQAPLTPGDVLELGHVKLRFCAPGAPAAAPQRGRAGLLAAAAGALLVLGAGAYLLRGRVHPAAPAAVGSAASPESPAPAAPAQRLAAARAAIGERQFEQAVDLLESLHDASGAPLPEVQGLLDSARAELAVKRQLLAAQKELEAGRPAAAQALLTRSAGTQAYAGELAALSAQAAQALRPAPAAPAEPAPVAKAPVAKAAAPARAAPRPAAPAAAPAPAAAPASGAQALYEDGFQLFKKKQFKEAEVFFRKCLAADAAFASCHMMLGTTYANLKQLEKGAYHYRRFLELAPDHPKAEAVRRHLEEYEKARSQAQ, from the coding sequence GTGCTCAAGCTCATCATCGAAGACGACGAAGGGCGCAAGACCGTGGTCCCCTTCGTGCGCGAGGAGCTCACCATCGGCCGGCAGGAGGGCAACACCATCCGGCTGACCGAGCGCAACGTGTCGCGCCGCCACGCGCGCCTGCTGCGCCAGCAGGAGCAGGTGCTGGTGGAGGACCTCGGCAGCTACAACGGCATCCGCCTCAACGGCGAGCGCATCGAGGGCCAGGTGCCGGTGCAGCACGGCGACCTGCTGCAGATCGGCGACTACGAGCTCGCGCTGCAGCACGAGGGCTCGCTGCAGCCGCTGCCCCCGCCCCAGGCCCAGGCCGGAGACGGCGCGCAGGAGGCGGACGCGGCGGACGCGCGCCACCAGGCCACCGCCATCATCAGCCGCGAGCAGGTGGAGGCCGCGGCGCGCCCGCGGCGCGTGGAGTCCATCGAGCCCGCCGAGGCCCCCCGGCTCGTGCTGGTGGACGCCCCCGCTTCCGCCTCGGAGCCGCGCGAGTTCAGCCTCATCCGCACCGAGATGCGGATCGGCCGCACCGACGACAACGACATCGCCATCGACCACCGCTCGCTCTCGCGCACCCACGCGAAGCTGGTGCGCGAGGAGGGCGGCGCCTGGCGGGTCATCGACCTGCAGTCGGCCAACGGCCTCACGGTGAATGGCGAGCGCTACGCGCAGGCGCCCCTCACCCCCGGCGACGTGCTGGAGCTCGGCCACGTGAAGCTGCGCTTCTGCGCGCCCGGGGCTCCGGCCGCCGCGCCGCAGCGCGGGCGCGCGGGCCTGCTCGCCGCCGCGGCGGGCGCGCTGCTCGTGCTCGGCGCCGGCGCCTACCTCCTGCGCGGGCGCGTGCACCCGGCGGCCCCCGCGGCCGTGGGCAGCGCGGCCTCCCCCGAGTCCCCGGCCCCGGCGGCCCCCGCCCAGCGGCTCGCGGCGGCACGCGCGGCCATCGGCGAGCGCCAGTTCGAGCAGGCGGTGGACCTGCTCGAGTCCCTGCACGATGCCAGCGGCGCCCCGCTGCCCGAGGTGCAGGGGCTGCTGGACAGCGCGCGCGCGGAGCTCGCCGTGAAGCGGCAGCTGCTCGCGGCCCAGAAGGAGCTCGAGGCGGGCCGCCCGGCCGCCGCCCAGGCCCTGCTCACCCGCAGTGCAGGCACCCAGGCCTACGCCGGCGAGCTCGCGGCGCTCAGCGCCCAGGCCGCGCAGGCCCTCCGGCCCGCGCCCGCCGCCCCCGCCGAGCCTGCGCCGGTGGCCAAGGCGCCCGTCGCCAAGGCTGCCGCGCCCGCCCGCGCGGCCCCGCGCCCGGCGGCGCCTGCCGCAGCCCCCGCGCCTGCCGCGGCGCCCGCGAGCGGCGCCCAGGCGCTCTACGAGGACGGCTTCCAGCTCTTCAAGAAGAAGCAGTTCAAGGAGGCGGAGGTCTTCTTCCGCAAGTGCCTCGCGGCGGACGCGGCCTTCGCCAGCTGCCACATGATGCTGGGGACCACCTACGCGAACCTGAAGCAGCTGGAGAAGGGCGCCTACCACTACCGGCGCTTCCTCGAGCTCGCGCCGGACCACCCCAAGGCCGAGGCGGTGCGCCGCCACCTCGAAGAGTACGAAAAAGCTCGGTCCCAGGCACAGTGA
- a CDS encoding glycosyltransferase family 39 protein — MASTEAAGVERQQPQTFTEGVLGPAYDRGAWAARWRALSAPARVAWATGLFAALLFVPYLGAVGLWDPWETHYGEVARQMVHRGDYLYPWYETSWFFSKPPLTMWMQALGMQVVGTLRTEGALGLYTEWGMRLPFALLSIAAVSLLSYALARLVSARAGLAAGFVLSTMPLWFLLTRQAVTDLPFVATLVCAMACALVGQLDETTRHRSGWWYAFYVFCGLSTLAKGLLGVGLPAIILLVYAALAVIPWSGESLQAHLRWLLERGYRAEVKCGQRPMPVLWEQLSRMRLGPGVLVFLGVAGPWYLALTLFDGVDDEGKVFWYRFFIHDHLNRLTAGVHTTTPGGSFTYFIEQGGYAIFPWVAALPGALALAGRVRLRGGTRADHVALIAAVWAGFTFFLMTSSATKFHHYVFPLVPALALLIALFVDRLWEEGIGPHGLSVLLGLVLFCVVGKDLAENPKHFTDLFVYNYDRPYPVELDTRAITLLSARPLWLGDPVSAGALLLGAWLTLEAFRKGSRPRPGLRALGLAVLLTGAALLAAVVGRGQVSALALVGVALLAAGAYLALQALRAPEEARTARWLGAVLLAGVGAPLLARGLFAPSALDPLTRALSQPLNVEGVLGLAFLAAGLFAAVGAARRSRMGVFGPAWLLAAGFALWFNWNHWVDLSHHWTQRDLFWRYYRLRQPEEPIAAYMMNWHGETFYSRNTVLQFRDAQANQHMREFADQPGREWALVEHNRLNLLRSAVGPGHVVTTVDPAINNKFVLVSID; from the coding sequence GTGGCGAGCACCGAGGCAGCGGGCGTGGAGAGGCAGCAACCGCAGACCTTCACCGAGGGCGTGCTGGGGCCGGCGTACGACCGCGGCGCCTGGGCCGCTCGCTGGCGGGCGCTCTCCGCGCCGGCGCGCGTGGCGTGGGCCACCGGCCTCTTCGCCGCGCTGCTCTTCGTGCCGTACCTCGGTGCGGTGGGGCTGTGGGACCCCTGGGAGACGCACTACGGCGAGGTGGCGCGCCAGATGGTGCACCGCGGCGACTACCTCTACCCCTGGTACGAGACCTCCTGGTTCTTCTCCAAGCCGCCGCTCACCATGTGGATGCAGGCGCTCGGCATGCAGGTGGTGGGCACGCTGCGCACGGAGGGCGCGCTCGGGCTGTACACCGAGTGGGGGATGCGCCTGCCGTTCGCGCTCCTGAGCATCGCGGCGGTGAGCCTGCTCTCGTACGCGCTGGCGCGGCTGGTGAGCGCACGCGCGGGGCTCGCGGCGGGCTTCGTGCTCTCCACCATGCCCCTGTGGTTCCTGCTCACGCGCCAGGCGGTGACGGACCTGCCCTTCGTGGCCACGCTGGTGTGCGCGATGGCGTGCGCGCTGGTGGGGCAGCTGGACGAGACCACGCGCCACCGCAGCGGCTGGTGGTACGCCTTCTACGTCTTCTGCGGCCTGTCCACGCTGGCCAAGGGCCTGCTGGGCGTGGGCCTGCCGGCGATCATCCTGCTCGTCTACGCGGCGCTCGCGGTCATCCCCTGGAGCGGCGAGTCCCTGCAGGCGCACCTGCGCTGGCTGCTGGAGCGCGGCTACCGCGCCGAGGTGAAGTGCGGGCAGCGCCCGATGCCGGTGCTCTGGGAGCAGCTCTCGCGCATGCGCCTGGGGCCCGGGGTGCTGGTGTTCCTCGGGGTGGCGGGGCCCTGGTACCTCGCGCTCACGCTCTTCGACGGCGTGGACGACGAGGGCAAGGTGTTCTGGTACCGCTTCTTCATCCACGATCACCTCAACCGCCTCACCGCGGGCGTGCACACCACCACGCCGGGCGGCTCGTTCACCTACTTCATCGAGCAGGGCGGCTACGCCATCTTCCCCTGGGTGGCGGCGCTGCCCGGCGCGCTCGCGCTGGCGGGCCGGGTGCGGCTGCGCGGCGGGACGCGGGCGGACCACGTGGCGCTGATCGCCGCGGTGTGGGCGGGCTTCACCTTCTTCCTGATGACCTCGAGCGCCACCAAGTTCCACCACTACGTGTTCCCGCTGGTGCCGGCGCTGGCGCTGCTCATCGCGCTCTTCGTGGACCGGCTGTGGGAGGAGGGCATCGGGCCGCACGGCCTGAGCGTGCTGCTGGGGCTGGTGCTCTTCTGCGTGGTGGGCAAGGACCTCGCGGAGAACCCGAAGCACTTCACGGATCTCTTCGTCTACAACTACGACCGGCCCTACCCGGTGGAGCTGGACACGCGCGCCATCACGCTGCTCTCCGCGCGCCCGCTGTGGCTCGGAGACCCGGTGTCCGCGGGGGCGCTGCTGCTCGGCGCCTGGCTCACGCTCGAGGCCTTCCGCAAGGGCAGCCGCCCGCGCCCGGGCCTGCGCGCGCTCGGGCTCGCGGTGCTGCTCACGGGCGCGGCCCTGCTCGCGGCGGTGGTGGGGCGCGGCCAGGTGTCCGCGCTCGCGCTGGTGGGCGTGGCGCTGCTCGCGGCGGGCGCCTACCTCGCGCTGCAGGCGCTGCGGGCGCCGGAGGAGGCGCGCACGGCGCGCTGGCTCGGCGCGGTGCTGCTCGCGGGCGTGGGCGCGCCGCTGCTCGCGCGCGGGCTCTTCGCGCCCAGCGCGCTGGACCCGCTCACCCGCGCGCTCTCGCAGCCGCTCAACGTCGAGGGGGTGCTGGGGCTGGCCTTCCTCGCGGCCGGGCTCTTCGCGGCCGTCGGCGCTGCGCGGCGCTCGCGCATGGGGGTGTTCGGCCCGGCGTGGCTGCTCGCCGCCGGCTTCGCGCTCTGGTTCAACTGGAACCACTGGGTGGACCTCTCGCACCACTGGACCCAGCGCGACCTCTTCTGGCGCTACTACCGGCTGCGCCAGCCCGAGGAGCCGATTGCCGCGTACATGATGAACTGGCACGGCGAGACCTTCTACTCGCGCAACACCGTGCTCCAGTTCCGCGACGCGCAGGCCAACCAGCACATGCGCGAGTTCGCGGACCAGCCGGGGCGCGAGTGGGCCCTGGTGGAGCACAACCGGCTCAACCTGCTGCGCAGCGCAGTGGGCCCCGGGCACGTGGTGACGACCGTGGATCCGGCCATCAACAACAAGTTCGTCCTGGTGAGCATCGACTGA
- a CDS encoding ABC transporter ATP-binding protein produces MGGIHVEGLGKRFGARVAVQGLSFEVRPGEVFGLLGPNGAGKTTTLRMLAGLLRPSEGRAQVFGHPVGDGTGPGGERLRQSVGLLTEQPGLYERLSARENLRFFLKLHERSERVEWPRLSRYLERFGLAGREDEPCGALSKGMRQKLALVRALVHDPPVLFLDEPTSGLDPEAARAVRDALAELAREGRTLLLCSHNLAEVEQLCGRIGIVKGRLLAFASVAELQRRAGAALEVRVEGDATRYVPLLQALPFVPRVSADGERLQVTLAEEAQAPDVLACLVGAGARVHAAVPSRLPLEEIYLEHIREA; encoded by the coding sequence ATCGGCGGCATCCACGTGGAGGGGCTCGGCAAGCGCTTCGGTGCGCGCGTGGCCGTGCAGGGGCTGAGCTTCGAGGTGCGGCCGGGCGAGGTGTTCGGGCTGCTGGGCCCCAACGGCGCCGGGAAGACCACCACGCTGCGCATGCTCGCGGGGCTCCTGCGCCCGAGCGAGGGGCGCGCGCAGGTGTTCGGCCACCCGGTGGGCGACGGCACCGGGCCCGGCGGTGAGCGGCTTCGCCAGAGCGTGGGGCTGCTCACCGAGCAGCCCGGCCTCTACGAGCGGCTGAGCGCGCGAGAGAACCTGCGCTTCTTCCTCAAGCTGCACGAGCGCTCGGAGCGGGTGGAGTGGCCGCGCCTCTCGCGCTACCTCGAGCGCTTCGGGCTCGCGGGCCGCGAGGACGAGCCCTGCGGCGCGCTCTCCAAGGGGATGCGCCAGAAGCTCGCGCTGGTGCGGGCGCTGGTGCACGACCCGCCGGTGCTCTTCCTCGACGAGCCCACCAGCGGGCTGGACCCCGAGGCGGCGCGCGCGGTGCGCGATGCCCTGGCGGAGCTCGCGCGCGAGGGGCGCACGCTCCTGCTCTGCTCGCACAACCTGGCGGAGGTGGAGCAGCTGTGCGGGCGCATCGGGATCGTGAAGGGGCGGCTGCTCGCCTTCGCGTCCGTGGCCGAGCTGCAGCGGCGCGCGGGCGCCGCGCTCGAGGTGCGGGTGGAGGGGGACGCCACGCGCTACGTGCCCCTGCTGCAGGCGCTGCCCTTCGTCCCCCGGGTGAGCGCGGACGGCGAGCGGCTGCAGGTCACCCTCGCCGAGGAGGCGCAGGCGCCCGACGTGCTCGCGTGCCTGGTGGGTGCGGGCGCCCGGGTGCACGCGGCCGTGCCGTCCCGACTGCCGCTCGAGGAGATCTACCTCGAGCACATCCGGGAGGCGTGA